The proteins below come from a single Terriglobales bacterium genomic window:
- a CDS encoding site-2 protease family protein has product MSLGSFLTSLGAVAVVLGVMILVHEFGHYAAAKFFGVRVEQFALGFGKRLFGFRKGETDYRVNLLPLGGYVKMSGENPLDTPTGDPREFLSHPRWHRFIIAIAGPAMNILLAIGLLTGIYMVRYEHAAYMDQPAVVGWVQDNSPAQKAGIQAGDRIVRIDNLLNPTWEDALYKILLSPNQPLDIAVERGSQVLTKRVVPEKVGKDEVGDAGLEPEQVINISAVEAGMPAAKAGIEPGDELVSVGDTPIHSAQGLIRRLQDNGAKPIEVRVLREGQERAFTVTPVLDKERGDGAYRIGVLPGSRIHVDKLPFRQALLRSLQENKRNSLLVFELVQKMIQRKVSMRQMSGPIGIAQASGEAVRQKGWTPILTLMAMISLQLGLFNLFPIPILDGGVILLLILEGLMRRDISLTVKERIYKAAFVFLVLFAVLVIYNDLTKAIPALGG; this is encoded by the coding sequence TTGCTCTCGGCTTCGGCAAGCGTCTTTTCGGCTTCCGCAAGGGTGAAACCGACTACCGCGTGAACCTGCTGCCGCTGGGCGGGTACGTGAAGATGAGCGGTGAGAATCCGCTCGACACGCCCACCGGCGACCCGCGCGAATTCCTCTCGCACCCGCGCTGGCACCGCTTCATCATCGCGATCGCCGGCCCGGCCATGAACATCCTGCTCGCCATCGGCCTGCTCACCGGCATCTACATGGTGCGCTACGAGCACGCCGCCTACATGGACCAGCCCGCCGTCGTCGGCTGGGTGCAGGACAACTCGCCCGCCCAGAAGGCCGGCATCCAGGCAGGCGACCGCATCGTTCGCATTGACAACCTGCTAAACCCCACCTGGGAGGACGCGCTCTACAAGATTCTTCTCAGTCCGAATCAGCCGCTCGACATCGCCGTCGAGCGCGGCAGCCAGGTGCTGACCAAACGCGTGGTTCCTGAGAAAGTCGGCAAAGACGAGGTCGGTGACGCCGGCCTCGAGCCCGAGCAGGTCATCAACATCAGCGCCGTCGAAGCCGGCATGCCCGCGGCCAAGGCCGGCATCGAGCCCGGCGACGAGCTGGTCTCCGTCGGCGACACACCCATTCACTCCGCGCAGGGCCTGATTCGTCGCTTGCAGGACAACGGCGCCAAGCCCATCGAAGTCCGCGTGCTGCGCGAAGGCCAGGAACGCGCCTTCACCGTCACGCCGGTGCTCGACAAGGAGCGCGGCGACGGCGCCTATCGCATCGGCGTCCTGCCCGGCTCGCGCATCCACGTGGACAAGCTGCCATTCCGCCAGGCGCTCTTGCGCTCGCTCCAGGAAAACAAGCGCAACTCGCTGCTGGTCTTCGAGCTCGTCCAGAAAATGATCCAGCGCAAGGTTTCGATGCGCCAGATGTCCGGGCCCATCGGCATCGCGCAGGCCTCCGGCGAAGCCGTCCGCCAGAAAGGCTGGACGCCGATCCTCACCCTGATGGCCATGATCAGCCTTCAGCTCGGCCTGTTTAATCTCTTCCCGATCCCGATCCTCGACGGCGGTGTCATTCTGCTGCTGATCCTGGAAGGCCTCATGCGCCGCGACATCAGCCTGACGGTCAAGGAGCGCATCTACAAAGCCGCGTTCGTCTTCCTTGTGCTCTTCGCCGTGCTGGTCATCTACAACGACCTGACGAAAGCGATCCCAGCCCTCGGCGGCTGA
- a CDS encoding helix-turn-helix transcriptional regulator — MRCDRCQLVQFRTNNNLCRKCRTSLDPEEPQPVAAAPEPQPASHANLPGHLQIAVAIRTLRQRNGMSQRQLAMRMNVPRTYVSKIENDKATPTLSSLERLAKALEVGVPDLLKGGARTREEEIRDLMTDEFIAELVPFVSKLNGMQWSSILGQVRDLTIHPRRTS, encoded by the coding sequence GTGAGATGCGATCGTTGTCAGCTCGTCCAGTTCCGTACCAACAACAATCTTTGCCGCAAGTGCCGCACTTCGCTCGATCCTGAGGAGCCGCAGCCGGTGGCGGCGGCGCCGGAGCCACAACCGGCGAGCCATGCGAACCTGCCGGGACATTTGCAGATCGCGGTGGCGATCCGCACGCTGCGGCAGCGCAACGGCATGAGCCAGCGGCAACTGGCGATGCGCATGAACGTGCCGCGCACCTACGTCTCGAAGATCGAGAACGACAAGGCGACGCCAACGTTGTCGTCGCTGGAGCGGCTGGCGAAGGCGCTGGAGGTGGGCGTGCCCGACCTGCTGAAGGGCGGCGCGCGCACGCGCGAAGAAGAGATCCGCGACCTGATGACCGACGAGTTTATTGCCGAGCTGGTCCCGTTCGTGAGCAAGCTGAACGGCATGCAATGGTCGAGCATCCTGGGACAGGTGCGCGACCTGACGATACATCCGCGCAGAACCTCGTAA
- a CDS encoding HDIG domain-containing protein, whose amino-acid sequence MNSRSRTDAWRLLTEFTASESLRKHALAVEACMRAYARKLDPANEETWAITGLLHDFDYEKYPTPAEHPFVGNKILEERGYSEEIRRAILSHAEYSGVPRQTPMEHALFACDELAGFITATALVKPGKSLAEVEAPSVRKKMKDKAFARSVSRDDIIRGAQELGVDLEQHIAFCIDAMKTIAADLGLAGAAAAG is encoded by the coding sequence GTGAACTCGCGCTCCCGTACTGACGCTTGGCGCCTCCTCACCGAATTCACCGCCTCCGAGAGCCTGCGCAAGCACGCCCTCGCCGTCGAAGCGTGCATGCGCGCCTATGCCCGCAAGCTCGATCCCGCCAACGAGGAAACCTGGGCCATCACCGGCCTCCTGCACGACTTCGACTACGAGAAGTATCCCACTCCGGCCGAGCATCCCTTCGTGGGAAACAAGATCCTCGAAGAGCGCGGCTACTCCGAAGAAATCCGCCGCGCCATCCTCTCCCACGCCGAGTACTCTGGCGTCCCGCGCCAGACGCCCATGGAGCACGCCCTCTTCGCCTGCGACGAGCTCGCCGGCTTCATCACCGCCACCGCCCTGGTCAAGCCTGGCAAGTCGCTCGCTGAAGTTGAGGCGCCCTCGGTGCGAAAGAAGATGAAAGATAAAGCCTTCGCCCGCAGCGTTAGCCGCGACGACATCATCAGGGGCGCGCAGGAACTCGGCGTCGATCTCGAGCAGCATATCGCCTTCTGCATCGACGCGATGAAAACCATCGCCGCCGACCTCGGCCTCGCCGGCGCCGCTGCGGCGGGCTAG
- the hutH gene encoding histidine ammonia-lyase, with amino-acid sequence MQALHINGNTLTVDELREVVYERRPVLLEPEAREAVERAREVVEERVDDERPAYGVNTGVGRLADVRIPPEQIRELQVNLLRSHATGVGEPLTIAETRAMMLLRANSLAKGFSGVRPEVINTLCEMLNRGVHPVIPSQGSVGASGDLAPLAHLALVLIGEGEAVYLTTSKAKRARRAGESGEGARMPGGEAMRRAQVKTLALEAKEAISLINGTQAMLAVGLLALLAAETLADSADVIASLSLDALRGTDVAFDPRIHAARPHPGQQQVAENLRRMVEGSRIRESHRDCARVQDAYSLRCIPQVHGAVRDTLAFARQVFEIEMNAAVDNPLVFPPKKKVGAPKVDFEAGGQTAGEILSGGNFHGEPLAFALDYMAIALTSLGGISERRIERLVNPALNEGLPPFLAADAGLNSGLMMAQVTAAALASENKVLAHAASVDSITTSGNKEDYVSMGMAAALKLKRVLANTRAVLAIEAIAAAQGLEFLKPLLPSKRGQAAVAAIRSVSPVLDNDRVLAGEFAAVGELVKSGRLAALLE; translated from the coding sequence ATGCAGGCACTGCACATCAACGGCAACACGCTCACGGTGGACGAGCTGCGCGAGGTGGTGTACGAGCGGCGTCCTGTGCTGCTGGAGCCGGAGGCGCGCGAGGCGGTTGAGCGGGCGCGCGAAGTCGTGGAAGAACGCGTGGATGATGAGCGGCCGGCGTACGGGGTCAATACCGGAGTGGGCAGGCTGGCGGACGTGCGCATTCCGCCGGAGCAGATTCGCGAGCTTCAGGTCAACCTGCTGCGCTCGCACGCCACCGGCGTGGGCGAGCCGCTGACCATCGCAGAGACGCGCGCCATGATGCTGCTGCGCGCCAATTCGCTGGCCAAGGGATTCAGCGGCGTGCGGCCGGAGGTGATCAACACGCTGTGCGAGATGCTGAACCGCGGCGTGCATCCGGTGATTCCGTCGCAGGGGAGCGTGGGGGCAAGCGGCGACCTGGCGCCGCTGGCGCACCTGGCGCTGGTGCTGATCGGCGAGGGTGAAGCGGTTTACCTGACCACTTCGAAGGCGAAGCGGGCGCGGCGGGCGGGCGAATCGGGCGAAGGCGCGCGCATGCCGGGCGGCGAGGCGATGCGCCGGGCGCAGGTGAAAACTCTGGCGCTGGAAGCCAAGGAAGCGATCAGCCTCATCAACGGCACGCAGGCGATGCTCGCCGTCGGACTGCTGGCGCTGCTGGCGGCCGAGACATTAGCGGACAGTGCGGACGTGATTGCGTCGCTGTCGCTGGACGCACTGCGCGGGACTGACGTGGCGTTCGATCCGCGCATCCATGCGGCGCGGCCGCACCCCGGGCAGCAGCAGGTAGCGGAGAACCTGCGCCGCATGGTGGAGGGCAGCCGGATTCGCGAGTCGCATCGCGACTGCGCCCGCGTGCAGGACGCGTACTCGCTGCGCTGCATCCCCCAGGTGCACGGCGCGGTGCGTGACACGCTGGCGTTCGCGCGGCAGGTGTTCGAGATCGAGATGAACGCGGCGGTGGACAATCCGCTGGTGTTTCCGCCGAAGAAAAAAGTGGGCGCGCCGAAGGTGGACTTTGAAGCCGGTGGCCAGACGGCGGGCGAAATCCTGAGCGGGGGAAATTTTCACGGCGAGCCGCTGGCGTTCGCGCTCGACTACATGGCCATCGCGCTGACGTCGCTGGGCGGGATCTCGGAGCGGCGCATCGAGCGGCTGGTGAACCCGGCCCTGAACGAAGGGCTGCCGCCGTTTTTGGCGGCCGATGCCGGGCTGAACTCCGGGCTGATGATGGCGCAGGTGACGGCGGCGGCGCTGGCCAGTGAGAACAAAGTGCTGGCACACGCCGCGTCGGTGGATTCGATCACGACCAGCGGCAACAAAGAAGATTACGTCTCGATGGGAATGGCAGCCGCGCTAAAGCTGAAGCGTGTTCTGGCGAACACGCGCGCTGTGCTCGCGATCGAGGCGATTGCGGCGGCGCAGGGGCTGGAATTCCTGAAGCCGCTGCTGCCATCGAAGCGCGGGCAGGCGGCGGTGGCGGCGATCCGCAGCGTCTCGCCCGTTCTCGATAATGACCGCGTGCTGGCGGGCGAGTTTGCGGCGGTCGGCGAGCTGGTGAAGAGCGGCAGGCTGGCTGCGTTACTGGAGTAG
- a CDS encoding thioesterase family protein, with amino-acid sequence MINETRFRVRYAETDQMGVAYHSNYFVWFEVGRVELFRQLGFAYRDMEREDNCYIAVADARCRYKAPARYDDELVVRTEIRNLRGALVHFGYVLVRVSDGTLLAEGETTHIVTDAEFRRRELPEKYATAFRRAMDK; translated from the coding sequence TTGATCAACGAAACTCGGTTCAGAGTGCGCTATGCCGAGACCGACCAGATGGGCGTGGCGTATCACTCCAATTACTTTGTATGGTTTGAAGTCGGGCGGGTGGAGCTGTTTCGCCAGCTTGGGTTCGCGTATCGCGACATGGAGCGCGAGGACAACTGCTACATCGCGGTGGCCGACGCGCGCTGCCGGTACAAAGCGCCGGCACGATATGACGACGAACTGGTGGTGCGGACCGAAATCCGGAATCTGCGCGGAGCGCTGGTCCACTTTGGGTACGTGCTGGTGCGCGTGAGCGACGGCACCCTGCTGGCCGAGGGCGAGACGACGCACATCGTGACCGATGCTGAGTTCCGGCGGCGCGAGCTGCCGGAGAAGTACGCGACCGCGTTCCGGCGAGCGATGGACAAATGA
- a CDS encoding enoyl-CoA hydratase-related protein — MEFSTFKTVLLAEDAGVATLTLNRPDKRNAVSFELVDELMRALDEVAGSTAQVLIVTGAGKAFCAGLDLENLKALVGKTHDENVKDSAAMARLFRRIYEFPLPTIAAVNGAAIAGGTGIATMCDFTLAVPEAKFGYTEVRIGFVPAIVSSFLVMQVGHKIARDLLMAGRLFDAAEAHRYGLVNEVVAPEELMPRAKALAAQIMENSPSSVRATKRLINGFIREQLDRQIADAVEENARIRTTADFREGIASFLEKRKPKWTGK, encoded by the coding sequence ATGGAGTTCTCTACGTTCAAAACTGTGCTGCTGGCGGAGGATGCGGGCGTGGCGACGCTCACGCTGAATCGTCCGGACAAGCGCAATGCGGTGAGCTTTGAGCTGGTCGACGAATTGATGCGTGCGCTTGACGAAGTTGCCGGCAGCACGGCGCAGGTGCTGATCGTGACAGGGGCGGGCAAGGCGTTTTGCGCGGGGCTCGACCTGGAGAACCTGAAGGCGCTGGTGGGCAAGACGCATGATGAGAACGTGAAAGACTCGGCGGCGATGGCGCGGCTGTTCCGGCGGATTTACGAATTTCCACTGCCCACAATCGCGGCGGTGAATGGCGCGGCCATCGCCGGCGGCACGGGGATCGCGACCATGTGCGACTTCACGCTGGCGGTGCCGGAAGCGAAGTTCGGGTACACCGAGGTGCGGATCGGGTTCGTTCCGGCGATCGTGTCGTCGTTCCTGGTGATGCAGGTGGGACACAAAATCGCGCGCGACCTGCTGATGGCCGGGCGGCTGTTCGACGCGGCCGAGGCGCATCGGTATGGGCTGGTGAACGAAGTCGTAGCGCCGGAGGAACTGATGCCGCGGGCGAAGGCGCTGGCGGCGCAGATCATGGAGAACTCGCCCTCGTCGGTGCGGGCGACGAAGAGGCTGATCAACGGCTTCATCCGCGAGCAACTCGACCGGCAGATCGCCGACGCGGTGGAAGAGAACGCGCGCATCCGCACGACCGCAGACTTCCGCGAAGGGATCGCGTCGTTTCTGGAGAAGCGCAAGCCGAAGTGGACGGGCAAATAA
- a CDS encoding hydroxymethylglutaryl-CoA lyase — MDLKLIECPRDAWQGLKTQIPAQLKADYLRALISAGFKHIDAVSFVAPRAVPQMADSEEVLERFDPPDDVEIIGIVVNEQGADRAIATEAVRTLGFPYSVSPTFLQQNQKQTLEQALDVLEAIKKKADEAGLDVVVYISMAFGNPYGDLWNAEEVAEAVGLIADMDIAAVSLADTVGVATAEQIGALVKPVIGRYEEMEIGVHLHSRREDAAAKVLAAYDAGARRFDSAIGGLGGCPFAQDELVGNIPTEIVLEALKQRDAKLPPLKPLDAVLLASHEIGKRYAGLTVQ, encoded by the coding sequence GTGGATTTGAAGCTGATCGAGTGTCCGCGGGACGCGTGGCAGGGACTGAAGACGCAGATTCCGGCGCAGCTGAAGGCGGACTACCTGCGCGCGCTGATCAGCGCGGGATTCAAGCACATTGACGCCGTGAGTTTCGTTGCGCCGCGCGCGGTGCCGCAGATGGCGGATTCGGAGGAAGTGCTGGAGCGGTTCGATCCGCCGGATGACGTGGAGATCATTGGGATCGTGGTGAACGAGCAGGGAGCGGACCGCGCGATTGCAACCGAGGCGGTGCGCACGCTGGGATTCCCGTACTCGGTGTCGCCGACTTTTCTGCAGCAGAACCAGAAGCAGACGCTGGAGCAGGCGCTCGACGTGCTGGAAGCGATCAAGAAGAAGGCCGATGAGGCCGGGCTCGATGTGGTGGTGTATATCAGCATGGCGTTCGGGAATCCGTACGGCGACTTGTGGAACGCGGAAGAAGTCGCGGAGGCGGTGGGACTGATCGCAGACATGGACATCGCGGCGGTATCGCTGGCGGACACGGTGGGCGTGGCGACAGCGGAGCAGATTGGCGCGCTGGTGAAACCGGTGATCGGGCGGTATGAGGAGATGGAAATCGGCGTCCACCTGCACAGCCGGCGCGAGGATGCGGCGGCGAAGGTGCTGGCGGCATACGATGCGGGCGCGCGAAGGTTCGATTCGGCGATCGGCGGGCTGGGCGGGTGTCCGTTTGCGCAGGACGAGCTGGTGGGAAATATTCCCACGGAAATCGTGCTCGAGGCGCTCAAGCAGCGCGACGCCAAGCTGCCGCCCTTGAAACCGCTGGACGCGGTGCTGCTGGCGTCGCATGAGATTGGAAAGCGGTATGCGGGGCTGACGGTGCAGTAA
- a CDS encoding acyl-CoA carboxylase subunit beta, translated as MTERTTSEKRASPAAGEAFATKIDATSARFEKNMRAMAELVSRLHNEEEVLRQGGGARAIENQHSKGRLTARERIALLLDPGTDLFELGLYAAFEMYEEWGGAPAAGVVTGLGQIHGRLFMVIANDATVKAGAFFPMTAKKVIRAQNIAIENHIPTIYLVDSAGVFLPLQEDVFPDTDDFGRVFRNNAVMSATGIPQIAAIMGMCVAGGAYLPLMCDHLVMTDGSGLFLAGPALVQAAIGQKVSAEELGGAAMHAQISGTIDYREPNDEAALARLRSLAEKIGHRKTAPFDHRKAAPPAYPAEEMYGIFESDAAKPYDMKEILARIVDGSRFDEYKPEYGKTVICGYARIGGYAVGIVANQKQHQQQIDHEGHKRVEFGGVIYTESAEKAARFILDCNQNLVPLIFFHDVNGFMVGRDAEWSGIIRAGAKMVNAVSNSVVPKITVIVGGSFGAGHYAMCGKAYDPRFVFAWPTARYSVMSGESAAATLVEIKIKQLERGGKKLSEDERKKLYDEVKRTYDRQMDPRYGAARLWIDRIIDPLDTRAALIEALEAAALNPEVKEFKTGVLQT; from the coding sequence ATGACTGAACGCACCACCAGCGAGAAACGAGCGTCTCCGGCGGCGGGCGAGGCCTTCGCTACCAAGATTGACGCCACCTCGGCGCGCTTTGAGAAGAACATGCGCGCCATGGCGGAGCTGGTGTCGCGGTTGCATAACGAGGAAGAAGTGCTGCGGCAGGGCGGCGGGGCAAGGGCCATCGAAAACCAGCACAGCAAAGGACGGCTGACGGCGCGCGAGCGCATTGCGCTGCTGCTCGATCCCGGGACGGACCTGTTCGAGCTGGGCCTGTATGCGGCCTTCGAGATGTACGAGGAGTGGGGCGGGGCGCCGGCGGCCGGAGTGGTCACGGGCCTGGGGCAGATTCATGGGCGGCTGTTCATGGTCATCGCGAACGACGCCACGGTGAAGGCGGGCGCGTTCTTTCCCATGACAGCCAAGAAGGTCATCCGGGCGCAAAACATCGCGATCGAGAACCATATCCCGACGATCTACCTGGTGGATTCGGCAGGCGTGTTCCTGCCGTTGCAGGAAGACGTGTTCCCCGACACGGATGATTTTGGGCGCGTGTTCCGGAACAACGCGGTGATGTCGGCGACGGGCATTCCGCAGATCGCGGCGATCATGGGGATGTGCGTGGCGGGGGGCGCGTATCTGCCCCTGATGTGCGACCACCTGGTGATGACCGACGGCAGCGGACTTTTTCTCGCCGGGCCGGCGCTGGTGCAGGCGGCGATCGGGCAGAAGGTGTCAGCTGAAGAGCTGGGCGGCGCGGCGATGCATGCGCAGATCAGCGGCACGATTGACTATCGCGAGCCGAACGACGAGGCGGCGCTGGCGCGGCTGCGCTCGCTGGCGGAGAAGATTGGGCACCGCAAGACGGCGCCGTTCGATCATCGCAAGGCGGCGCCGCCGGCGTATCCGGCGGAGGAGATGTATGGGATCTTCGAGTCGGACGCGGCGAAGCCGTATGACATGAAAGAAATCCTGGCGCGGATCGTGGACGGCAGCCGCTTCGACGAGTACAAGCCGGAATACGGCAAGACGGTGATCTGCGGCTACGCGCGCATTGGCGGATACGCGGTGGGGATCGTGGCCAACCAAAAGCAGCACCAGCAGCAGATCGATCACGAAGGCCACAAGCGGGTGGAGTTCGGCGGCGTGATCTACACGGAGAGCGCGGAGAAGGCGGCAAGGTTCATCCTGGACTGCAACCAGAACCTGGTGCCGCTGATTTTTTTCCACGACGTGAACGGCTTTATGGTGGGACGCGACGCGGAGTGGAGCGGGATCATTCGCGCGGGCGCGAAGATGGTGAACGCGGTGTCGAATTCGGTGGTGCCGAAGATCACCGTGATCGTGGGCGGATCGTTCGGGGCCGGTCACTATGCGATGTGCGGCAAGGCGTACGATCCGCGCTTCGTCTTCGCGTGGCCGACGGCGCGGTACAGCGTGATGTCGGGCGAGTCGGCTGCGGCGACGCTGGTGGAGATCAAGATCAAACAACTGGAGCGCGGCGGAAAAAAGCTGAGCGAGGACGAGCGCAAGAAACTATATGACGAGGTGAAGCGGACCTACGACCGGCAGATGGACCCGCGGTACGGCGCGGCGCGGCTGTGGATTGACCGGATCATCGATCCGCTGGACACGCGGGCGGCGCTCATCGAGGCGCTGGAGGCGGCGGCGCTGAATCCGGAGGTCAAGGAGTTCAAGACGGGAGTGCTGCAGACGTAG
- a CDS encoding DinB family protein has protein sequence MHQQICHLGRYHEVFLERLDQILHGPSPPKMERYRAEDDPQWPAWMRLSPDDALERFRNLRTKLIRELDGCSSSDWARTGAHPALGEMTLRKWVEFFLVHEAHHIYNMMFTKSAAKERPGGLSIRAS, from the coding sequence CTGCACCAGCAGATCTGCCACCTCGGCCGCTACCACGAAGTTTTTCTCGAGCGCCTCGACCAGATTCTCCACGGGCCTTCGCCGCCGAAGATGGAGCGTTACCGCGCCGAAGACGATCCGCAGTGGCCCGCCTGGATGCGATTGAGCCCCGACGATGCACTCGAGCGTTTTCGCAATCTTCGCACCAAGCTGATCAGGGAGCTCGACGGCTGTTCATCGTCGGACTGGGCCCGCACCGGCGCCCACCCGGCGCTCGGCGAGATGACGCTGCGCAAGTGGGTTGAGTTCTTCCTCGTCCACGAAGCCCATCACATCTACAACATGATGTTCACCAAGTCTGCCGCCAAAGAAAGGCCCGGCGGCCTCAGCATCCGCGCCTCGTAA
- a CDS encoding enoyl-CoA hydratase/isomerase family protein has translation MSRDRLPRINADDTDSKPPAVIEDRAGAWLLRLTSADGMNRLTRASLSILARWVEELAAERSPRPLIVTGNQKFFSAGADLNEISRLSGAGAFDFARNGQRLMQLVADFPAPVIAAVQGHCFGGGLDLALACHRRLAAPNAVFGHRGASLGLITGWGGTQRLPRRIGKGRALQMFCAAEKLTAKEALECGLVERVVDDPVEAAVTSTQHSVPGTE, from the coding sequence ATGAGCAGGGACCGCTTACCGCGGATAAACGCGGATGACACGGATTCAAAGCCTCCCGCCGTCATCGAGGACCGAGCCGGGGCGTGGCTGCTGCGGTTGACGTCTGCTGATGGGATGAATCGGCTGACGCGGGCTTCGCTTTCCATCCTGGCGCGGTGGGTTGAAGAACTGGCCGCGGAACGCAGTCCCCGGCCGCTCATCGTGACCGGCAATCAGAAATTCTTCTCGGCCGGGGCCGATCTGAACGAAATCTCAAGGTTGAGTGGCGCCGGTGCGTTCGACTTCGCGCGCAACGGACAGCGACTGATGCAGCTGGTGGCGGACTTCCCTGCCCCAGTGATCGCGGCAGTCCAGGGGCATTGTTTCGGCGGCGGGCTGGACCTGGCGCTGGCGTGTCATAGGCGGCTGGCGGCGCCGAATGCTGTGTTTGGGCATCGTGGCGCGTCGCTGGGACTGATTACCGGTTGGGGCGGGACGCAGCGACTGCCGCGGCGGATCGGCAAGGGCCGGGCGTTGCAGATGTTCTGCGCGGCGGAGAAGCTGACGGCCAAGGAAGCGCTCGAGTGCGGACTGGTGGAGCGAGTGGTGGATGATCCGGTGGAGGCGGCAGTGACCAGTACACAGCACTCCGTACCAGGTACCGAGTGA